The proteins below come from a single Ruficoccus amylovorans genomic window:
- a CDS encoding BMC domain-containing protein, whose translation MSDSIGMVETKGYVGSVEASDAMVKAAGVSLARTVQIGGGFITVMVKGDVGSVKAAVDAGAEAASRVGELVSSHVIPRPHADLVKQFEL comes from the coding sequence ATGAGCGATTCAATAGGCATGGTCGAAACCAAGGGATACGTTGGCAGCGTTGAAGCCAGCGATGCCATGGTCAAGGCGGCAGGAGTCTCCCTGGCCCGTACCGTCCAGATTGGTGGCGGCTTCATCACCGTCATGGTCAAGGGCGACGTCGGCAGCGTCAAAGCGGCGGTTGACGCCGGTGCGGAAGCTGCCTCACGCGTGGGCGAGCTGGTCTCCTCACACGTCATCCCGCGCCCCCACGCGGACCTCGTCAAGCAGTTTGAACTGTAA